In Acropora muricata isolate sample 2 chromosome 13, ASM3666990v1, whole genome shotgun sequence, the DNA window AGATTACCAAAAGACTCCTTTAACATCCCTCAAAATTTGGAGGATGTTGATTGCTTTAAAAGGGCGCAATCGCTTTTTCAAACACGAGATGCAAAAAACCGGCTTTTTCTGAATCGTGATTCCTTTCATGGACATGAAAAGTCAAACTCATACACGGTAAAATTTTCCGGGGCGCAATACTTCCAATTTAAAGTACTGTGGTAATTGAGAGAATCGTGTGGCGTATAAATGGTAAGGCAAAAGCCACAATTTGGTAGGGAAATggatttaaaagctttttaaaaGGTGCTTACCACGGACACGGGAACTTTTGTAACCTACATGCCACGAAAAAGGGTCACAATCCCTTTGATTTTAAAGTGATTCGTTGAGCGTCGGTCTGCAAGGGGACCACTGTTTAAAGTATCCACTGAAAAGTTGTTGTGCCTTACCACGTAAAACTGGGCGAATTATGACAAAAGGGGAAAATTGTTACATAAGTGCCCGACGATGCCtatggagagagagagagagagagagagagagagagagagagagtttagaggtgaccaaggacggacaaccctctgaatgacattttcattggaggagaaacttttggtgccctgagcgggatttgaacccacgtccccctgattaccggttgggtgtgatcaccactacactatcagagcaaccatgctggctacacggccgatctggatagtcagtgggaattttctacgtggtactcccgggctagtgtttttctccaactagatgacactggatcgaccagaatgacgattcacaggcggacgagagaggagaagacaatttatagataagttaggaaggtctctcgagccaacagcccatcttagcccccagagaggatcactaatggattcacagtccaagcctcggcgaaatgtaatgaattatagagagtttagaggtgaccaaggacggacaaccctctgaatgacattttcattggaggagggttgtccgtccttggtcacctctaaactctctataattcattacatttcgccgaggcttggactgtgaatccattagtgatcctctctgggggctaagatgggctgttggctcgagagaccttcctaacttatctataaattgtcttctcctctctcgtccgcctgtgaatcgtcattctggtcgatccagtgtcatctagttggagaaaaacactagcccgggagtaccacgtagaaaattcccactgactatccagatcggccgtgtagccagcatggttgctctgatagtgtagtggtgatcacacccaaccggtaatcagggggacgtgggttcaaatcccgctcagggcaccaaaagtttctcctccaatgaaaatgtcattcagagggttgtccgtccttggtcacctctaaactctctataattcattacatttcgccgaggcttggactgtgaatccattagtgatcctctctgggggctaagatgggctgttggctcgagagaccttcctaacttatctatatatatatatatatatatatatattaatgaaTTGCacatttcatcagctattaaagtgctcaatgggtaaactagagcaatgtagatttgtataTGCAGAAAGTTCTCTCGCTGACACAGGAAGAGAGTGTGCAGGCCAGAGAAAGGGTATCTGTCAATTGCACACCCCTGGTAATGATATTTAACCCACACACCACATTTATTGCTGGCACTTCCTCCAATCAAAGGAAAGATTAGCCCACATTTTTCAAGAACAACCATTAATtgtaaaattaaacgagacttacctgtgagttgaagtttgattgagattctaTCGAATCACCAACTGCACCAAGGGATCACATGAGATTGCCTAGCGCATGCGCAACATCCGTATTCACAGCCGAAATGTGAATGTGAACAATGTATAATAGTATTACCTCAGAAGAGAAGTATAAGCTGTAATGGGTGGGTATATTAGAGTCATACCTTACAAACCAAGGGTGGGCATGTAATCCCTTGGTGCAGTtggtgaatgaatgaatgaatgaatgaatgaagctTTATTTAATCTCGGGATTGATGAGGTTGATTAGACCTCTAGCAAAGAAAAATATGCTAATAAGCCGAGAGAAATAAAGAAACGGAAAtccaaaaactatttacaaaataagacttaaaaattacaagacatagctatatacaataaaaaagcCCAATTACTCAAAAGAATATAGAtattataataaaattaacTAAGACTTTAGCTGTCTGACTGCTTTTTTAAAGGCTGACAATGTGCTTTGGGATCTTAAGGTATCAGAAATCTTGTTCCAAGTAATAACGGTCAAGTACTTAACTGAGTTCTTGCCGTAACGAGTCGTATTAGGTTTCGGTACTTGCAGCTTATTAACCCCTCTCAGATTTTTGATGTTGTCTCTTAACCTAAATAGGTCTCTCAGATATTTAGGTGGATAATTGTTAGTTGTcttaaatacaataattaacaaGTTCTGGATACGTCGATCCACAAGGCTGTAACCAATACAATCACAAAGAGTGCTAGTTTGTGAAGACTCATCACTGTACAGGTAACGAAGAGGTCGTTCATGCAACCTATCCAGTTTATTACTATCAGACTTTAAACAGTTATGCCAAATAGAGGAACAGTAATGAAAATGAGACATAATGAACGAATTATAAAGGCAAAGTTTGGTCTGAAACGATAAAATATTCTTTAGTCGACAGAGAATATCTAGTTGCTTTCCAACTTTCTAGCTAATTTTCGTAATGTGTTTTCCAAAATTCAGGGAATTGTCCAATGTTAGCCCTAATAGATCTACCGCATCAAGTAGTGGTAGTTCAACACCTTCAGCAAATAATGGTGACTCGAtagaatctcaatcaaacttcaacttacaagtaagtctcgtttaattttacaATTCTATCTCGTCACCACTGCTGCAGGGATCCCATGAGACTTTAAAGCCACCATTCACATGAGGAAGGTACGTATTCCCCACATACACAGACAATGTAGAATAGACAAACTATGCCTTTATTGACATTTAACATGAACAGAGCCCAAACGCCTGGGTGACGTCTAGCTTCATCTGCATGTACAACATGACAAACTAAAAACTGTGAACACTCACAGTGTGCAAATTATGTCCCACTTAGGTTGAGTGAAACCTTTAAGCATTGTTCAGAACTGCTGATGCAAAGGTACTTTCCTCCGTGAGGGGTTTGTCATAGAACCGATCAAATGTCCCAGATGACGACCAGCCTGCAGTTCGCAAAATTTCTTGAATAGGGACGGATGCACCCTTAGCCTTAGAAGTCGCAGCGATTGAAGTGCTGTGGGGTTTAAACATCGAAATATCTATGCTGGCTCTTTCCATGGTTGTTCGAATCCTTATGAAACTTatgaaaagttttgtttcagCTCCTCGGAGAGATTGTGTCCGCCTAAGGTATTCTGTTAAATGACTGTACACACACAAAGCTTTGTTGACAGGATATGCCTCAAGTATTACTGATGGCATCTTAAAACTAGGCCTGCTTTGTTTGACATGCTCTGGTAATGAAAACTCATAAGATGATTCAGTCACTTTCATACACGCAGTGTCTAGCATATGTACACTTTGTCCTCTTTTAGCGGACACTAGGGCAATAAGCATAAGTGGTTTAAGTGTCAAGGATTTCAGATCTAACTTCTCCACAGAGTCCTGAGATGATAAGTACGTAAGCACCGTCTGGACCTTCCAGGTGGTGTGGTATCTAGGTGTTCGTGGGTTAGACTTGTAAATTCCTCTCATGAATCTTGACACCAGGGGGTGAGTACCAATAGTGTGATTGTTGGTAGGTAAAACAACTGCTGAAATGGCACTTTTTACTGTGTTCAGAGTAGAGTGTTTCAGACCTTTGTCATGCAGTATCACTAAAAAATCCAACACAGTTCCTATAGGGGGATCATATGGATTAGTTTCCCGTCCAGGACAAAATTCGAGCCACTGTGCGACATATGTTTGGTACTGCTTATGGGTGTTGGCAGACCAGGACTGCATGATGATTGATGTCGCTGCCTCTGAAATGTTTCTCTTAAGGATGCTTTGCCGGAGACTTGACATGCTAACAGTTTTAGGGTCTTTCCCAATGGATGAGGAGTTGTGCTGTGAGGTTGAGTCAGTAGATCTCTGGGTTGCGGTAAAAGGCGAGGGTGGTCCACCAAGGACCGTAGAGGCACTGGAAACCAGGGTTGTGTGGGCCACAGGGGGACAAGAAGCACTCCTGAAGATTGGTCCTCCTCTATCTTCTGAAGGCAAAGTGTTATCAAGCTGAAAGGGGGTAACGCATAAAAATAATAAGGACCCCAACTCATGAAAAGAGCATTAGTAAACATTGCGCCAGGATCTGGTCTCCATGATACATAAACTGGGACCTTAAAATTAAGCCTGGAAGCGAATAGGTCTACTTGGAAAGGGCCCCAAAGCTGGGCAAGCCTATTGTAAACTATCATACATAGTGACCATTCTTTGGAGTCGTTAATCTTCCTAGACTCTTTATCTGCCTCGACATTAGTACTGCCAGGAATGTGGGAAGCACTAATCCAAATGTTCCTCTGAGAACACCATCCCCAGATTTGGATGGCCATGTCATTACAGTTAAGAGATTTAATGCCACCCATGGCATTGTGATAGGCCGCTGTGGTGGTGTTATCCGATTGAATGCGAATATGTTTGTTTTGCGTCCCACTGCATAGTGACTTAAGTCCTAACAGGACAGCTTTGGACTCTAGATAGTTAATGTGGTAATCCCAACAGCCTCCAGTTTTGTGATCACCACATACAGCCCCCCAGCCAATTTTTGAGGCATCAGTTGTAAGGATAAAGTCAGGCTTGTCCTGAGTGATGGGCATAAATGAGGAGGTAATATTGTTTACCCATCACTCCAATTCAGACCGAGAATCATTGGAAATGGTTACTGGCCCATCATAATTCCCTTTGCAAAGCTGCAAAGCCCGTGATTTGTCCTTCTCCAGCTGTCTATAGTGGAGACGACCAAACTGCACACCAGGAAGGCTTGACACAAGTAAGCCTATTACATGAGCCAGTTCTCTAATAGTAACTTTAGTCTCAGACAATAGATTCTCACAGGCTGATTTAACATGGGCAGCTTTCGAGGCGGGAAGTCGAGTAGTCATAGAAATGCTATTGAGTAAAAGCCCTAGGAATTCAAGTTCCTGAGTAGGGATCAACACCGATTTTTCTGGGTGAATAACAAACCCAAAACTAGCAAAACATTCAACTGTGTGTTGGATGTTTAGTTCGCAGGCACTGCAAGTATATCCCACAAGAAATGAATCGTCAATATGCCCCATACTGACATGGCTCACAGAGTATAAGTGAGCATAAATGGGTTTGAGGATTTTAGTGAACAGCCTAGGGGCACATGCCAAGCCATTTGGCAGACAAGTGTATTGTTAATAATCTCCTTTCCACTCAAACTTAAGAAATTTCCTGTCTTCTAATGCTATTGGGACAGAGTAGTAAGCATCCTTAAGGTCTACTGATGCCATAAAGCATTTTGGCCGCATGAGTTTGAGTGCAGTAAGAATATTGTCTATTTTAAAATGCTGGTATACCACAAAGTCATTTAGGGATTTCAAATTGAGGATCATGCGGTAACTGCCATCTTTTTTGGGTCTCACAAACACATTGGATACAAATGCGTTCCCTGTGTGGCCTGTTCTCTCAATAACCCCCTTTAAAAGGAGTTTGGAGATCTCCCCATCAATTACCTCTTTGTCAGAGAGGGAAGAATAGATATGTCTAGGTTCTTGTGCTTGATATGGAACTTCAGACTCAAACTCAATGTGGTAATGCTTTATAGCATCAAGTATAAAGAAGTCACTAGTCAGTGACTCCCAAGCAGACACATGTTCCCTTAGCTGGCCTGCTCTGAAGTTATGAACCATGTTACGATATTTCTCCAAACGAGTGTCACCGAAAAGTTCATGTCTGCCTACCTTTTCACTACTGGATGAtactaatttttgttgttggagTTGTTGTTGCTGGCGGACTGCTTTTCCGGAACGGTGTTGATGGGCAACCTTGCCCCAAAAAAGGCTGGCGGTTGCTTGATTTGTTGCCAGAGCCTCGTGTCCGGTCATAATGGTAAGGCTTGAATCTGCTAAAATTCCTTTTTTGCGAGTGCATTGCACCCCGATGGGAACTGTTGGAATAAGGTTTTTGCATCTGCTGTCCTGCTTTTTTAGCTTCCGGCATATCTTTTAACTGTTTGGACAGGTCATCTCCAAACAATTTTGTAGACACAGCTATGTCCTCTTTACATAGGCGTGTGTATGGGGGATTAAGCTCAGGCTTAATCAATTCTCTTCGCTTCATGTTGAGCTTCCAATTTGTGTTTGCGAGCATTGCGACACTATCCATCACATGATTTAGCATGTCCCGAGTGTTTGGCGTTTTGCCATCAGTGATGTCTTTCATCAATTTTCCCGCCAAGTTGGTTAAGGCCGATAGTCCTTGCAGCAAGGGCTCCTGCACCCGCTGGAAAGCCAGATCCACAGCTCGGCTTTTTCTGGGCAAACAAGTCCCAGATTTCTTCATTTACCATAGTCACTGCCAAAAATTTGCAATTGTCCGGTGGTGGATGTTTGTCCACTCTTTCCTTGAGCGTTTTGGCCGAGAGTCCCCCGATAAGCATATTATCGACTAATTCGGCAATTTTGCCTTCAATTGCAGGGGAGGTGACTTTAGATTTGGTAAACACCTGGGTCAGGCTTTCTACCAATGCACTCTGAGACCCTGATTCAGGGCTCTTCACAGAGGTCGTGTTGTTGATGTCGCTCGAGTCGAGCACATGGTCGAGAGTGGCCGCTATATCTAGCTCATTGTCTCTCCTATCGTCCTCCAACGCAGGGTTATCCTCTGTATCTTCGTCACCAGAGCAGAGAAGAATGTCCTCCTTCAAATTCTGTCTGTCTGGCTTCTGTCTGTAGCTCTGAGTTCTTGGCGAGTTGTGCCATCGTCGTCTGAAGACCTTGCAAGACCGTCGCCATGTTGACCTCTGTCGTTCCACTATCATTTTCTCGCTGGGTTGTTGCACTGGCTAATTCCGCCGTGTCGGGTTCTCCTAACAAAGGCATGGCTTGTGATACTTTCTCGTGTCAATTTAGAAGCTTTGAAAACGAAAAACCCTCCAAGAAACTTCCAAATATAATCGTTTTTCTCCCCGGAGAGAAAAAACAACGACTAAACTGATATCGCGCGCGAAAGGCACTGATGTTGCGCATGCGCTAGGCAATCTCATGGGATCCCTGGGGCAGTGGTGACGAGATAGAATCGCATACAGGCGACCGAAAAGTCTTTGAGACACACTCGTAAGCTCAAAACTAAGAAACACAACTACTGGAGGGAATGACAACATAGCGGGTGGTTGCGG includes these proteins:
- the LOC136896752 gene encoding uncharacterized protein, with translation MPITQDKPDFILTTDASKIGWGAVCGDHKTGGCWDYHINYLESKAVLLGLKSLCSGTQNKHIRIQSDNTTTAAYHNAMGGIKSLNCNDMAIQIWGWCSQRNIWISASHIPGSTNVEADKESRKINDSKEWSLCMIVYNRLAQLWGPFQLDNTLPSEDRGGPIFRSASCPPVAHTTLVSSASTVLGGPPSPFTATQRSTDSTSQHNSSSIGKDPKTVSMSSLRQSILKRNISEAATSIIMQSWSANTHKQYQTYVAQWLEFCPGRETNPYDPPIGTVLDFLVILHDKGLKHSTLNTVKSAISAVVLPTNNHTIGTHPLVSRFMRGIYKSNPRTPRYHTTWKVQTVLTYLSSQDSVEKLDLKSLTLKPLMLIALVSAKRGQSVHMLDTACMKVTESSYEFSLPEHVKQSRPSFKMPSVILEAYPVNKALCVYSHLTEYLRRTQSLRGAETKLFISFIRIRTTMERASIDISMFKPHSTSIAATSKAKGASVPIQEILRTAGWSSSGTFDRFYDKPLTEESTFASAVLNNA